In a genomic window of Streptomyces sp. BHT-5-2:
- a CDS encoding bifunctional 2-polyprenyl-6-hydroxyphenol methylase/3-demethylubiquinol 3-O-methyltransferase UbiG yields MNRSDLKPYWNTNVARHPGILRAVPSGCGNALDVGCGDGLLVRKLAERAEHVTGMDKSPEMIARARELAADHQDLAFVEGDFLAADLPAASYDFVCSVTAIHHMDFTAALIRMRDLLRPGGTLVVVGLAREASPAEWAALIAAAPVVRITKVLRRAGGPPGMPVVDPQMSYGQVRAAARRLLPGVRYRRHVLRRYSLVWEKPTH; encoded by the coding sequence ATGAACCGGTCCGACCTGAAGCCGTACTGGAACACCAACGTCGCCAGGCACCCGGGCATCCTGCGCGCCGTCCCCAGCGGGTGCGGCAACGCCCTGGACGTCGGCTGCGGCGACGGACTGCTGGTACGGAAGCTCGCCGAGCGGGCCGAGCACGTCACCGGCATGGACAAGTCGCCGGAGATGATCGCCCGCGCTCGCGAACTGGCCGCCGACCACCAGGATCTCGCCTTCGTCGAGGGCGACTTCCTGGCCGCGGACCTTCCCGCCGCCAGCTATGACTTCGTCTGCTCGGTCACCGCGATCCACCACATGGACTTCACGGCAGCCCTGATCCGCATGCGCGATCTGCTGCGGCCCGGCGGCACGCTGGTGGTGGTCGGCCTGGCGCGTGAGGCGAGTCCGGCCGAGTGGGCGGCGCTGATCGCGGCCGCCCCGGTCGTGCGGATCACCAAGGTGTTGCGCCGTGCCGGCGGCCCGCCGGGCATGCCGGTCGTCGATCCGCAGATGAGTTACGGGCAGGTGCGCGCTGCCGCCCGACGGTTGCTGCCAGGCGTCCGCTATCGCCGCCATGTGCTTCGCCGGTACTCGCTCGTGTGGGAGAAGCCCACCCACTGA
- a CDS encoding MFS transporter: MSGRRGLGRQFGWLWAAYAVSAYGTGLGFGAFPLIAVLVLHSGPTQVAALAAAGRAVGAVVAVPLGPWMEFRRKRPVMVAMDLARFTALISVPVAFALGWLGFAQLLVVSVIVAAADIAFKTASGAHLKALVPPADLLVANSRFESTTWTATVVGPPLGGAAIGLLGPVTTVLADAFSYLLSALGIRAIGGSEPHPARTGAPRLRAGDLLEGWRHILAHPTLRPLFLNSITVNGLIMASEPLLAVLLLDHLGFAPWQYGLVFAVPCIGGLVGSRLARRLVTRCGQRKVLLTVGALRACWSVGLAFVQPGVPGIVLIIVVQFGLVTCCGVFNPVLATYRLDHAAPDRVARTLSAWSVSSSTSIAAVTAVWGLLAAVTSPRTAIALAGVILLATPLLLPLRGHAPRNAGEQAAGLA; the protein is encoded by the coding sequence ATGTCAGGCAGGCGGGGACTGGGGCGGCAGTTCGGGTGGTTGTGGGCCGCGTATGCGGTCAGTGCGTACGGGACCGGGCTCGGGTTCGGCGCGTTTCCCCTGATCGCGGTCCTCGTGCTGCATTCCGGGCCGACGCAGGTGGCCGCGCTGGCTGCCGCGGGGCGGGCCGTGGGCGCCGTGGTGGCGGTGCCGCTCGGTCCGTGGATGGAGTTCCGCCGCAAACGTCCGGTCATGGTGGCGATGGATCTGGCCCGGTTCACTGCCCTGATCAGTGTCCCCGTGGCGTTCGCGCTCGGTTGGCTCGGTTTCGCCCAGTTGCTCGTCGTCTCCGTCATCGTCGCCGCGGCGGACATCGCCTTCAAGACGGCCAGCGGCGCACATCTGAAGGCACTCGTGCCGCCGGCGGATCTGCTCGTCGCCAACAGCCGCTTCGAGTCGACGACTTGGACCGCTACCGTGGTCGGACCACCGCTCGGCGGGGCCGCGATCGGGCTGCTGGGCCCGGTGACGACCGTGCTGGCCGATGCGTTCAGCTATCTGCTCTCGGCGCTGGGTATCCGCGCCATCGGCGGCAGCGAACCGCACCCCGCCCGTACCGGTGCACCACGCCTGCGGGCCGGCGATCTCCTCGAAGGATGGCGCCACATCCTCGCCCATCCCACGCTGCGCCCGCTGTTCCTCAACTCGATCACGGTCAACGGCCTGATCATGGCCTCCGAACCGCTGCTCGCCGTGCTCCTGCTGGACCACCTCGGCTTCGCGCCTTGGCAGTACGGCCTCGTGTTCGCGGTGCCGTGCATCGGTGGTCTCGTCGGCTCACGTCTCGCGCGCCGGCTCGTGACGCGTTGCGGGCAGCGCAAGGTGCTGCTCACCGTCGGGGCGCTGCGCGCCTGTTGGTCCGTCGGGTTGGCGTTCGTCCAGCCCGGGGTCCCCGGGATCGTGCTCATCATCGTCGTCCAATTCGGCCTGGTGACCTGTTGCGGCGTCTTCAATCCCGTACTGGCCACGTACCGGCTCGACCACGCCGCTCCCGACCGGGTCGCCCGCACCCTGTCCGCGTGGTCCGTCAGCAGCAGCACCAGCATCGCGGCCGTCACCGCCGTGTGGGGCCTGCTGGCCGCCGTCACCAGTCCCCGCACCGCGATCGCCCTCGCCGGAGTCATCCTCCTGGCCACCCCGCTCCTGCTCCCGCTCCGCGGGCACGCTCCTCGGAACGCGGGGGAACAGGCCGCCGGCCTCGCCTGA
- a CDS encoding DUF2470 domain-containing protein yields MRATRTRAITPTPAERIRSILTVAHSMTVVSDGLRSEIHRLSGGATGLFHLHAPCEATDAAPTRRVPVRLELTDIAPTSVRDRLRARVTVAGLLTAPYNPHSDKSTCLEFGQAVLEDTSERTYVTLRELEEAELDPLAKSEAEMLTHLVDAHSEIVPLLLRLVRPVPNGVLRALPVAMDRYGITLRLEHPHTFHDVRLPFTTPLTQIEQAAPQIHALLATARRLSHTNNILA; encoded by the coding sequence ATGCGTGCGACTCGTACCCGTGCCATCACACCGACCCCAGCCGAGCGCATCCGCTCGATCCTGACCGTCGCCCACTCCATGACGGTGGTGAGCGACGGACTCCGCAGCGAAATCCACCGTCTCAGCGGCGGGGCGACGGGCCTCTTCCACCTGCACGCCCCGTGCGAGGCCACCGACGCCGCCCCGACCCGGCGCGTGCCGGTCCGCTTGGAACTCACCGACATCGCCCCCACGTCCGTACGCGACCGGCTGCGTGCCCGGGTCACCGTGGCCGGGCTCCTCACCGCCCCGTACAACCCCCACTCCGACAAGAGCACTTGCCTGGAGTTCGGCCAGGCGGTCCTGGAAGACACCTCGGAACGCACCTACGTCACGCTCCGGGAGTTGGAGGAAGCCGAGCTCGACCCGCTGGCGAAGAGCGAGGCGGAGATGCTGACGCACCTCGTCGACGCACACAGCGAGATCGTCCCGCTCCTGCTCCGCCTGGTCCGCCCCGTCCCCAACGGCGTGCTGCGCGCCCTTCCGGTGGCCATGGACCGCTACGGCATCACCCTCCGCCTTGAACACCCGCACACCTTTCACGACGTCCGTCTGCCGTTCACCACTCCCCTGACACAGATCGAGCAGGCCGCTCCCCAGATCCACGCCCTCCTGGCCACCGCCCGCCGCCTCTCCCACACCAACAACATCCTGGCGTGA
- a CDS encoding VanZ family protein — protein MAGVVGLTFGTRSGGGQALNFKLLDLSNPADAWDFFLNVLMFVPGGLLLASAGVRLLGAATWGFLGSFGIETMQYLTASGRTADINDLLANTLGCVVGFACAAAVRTLFRRTRALGGPRLRT, from the coding sequence GTGGCCGGGGTCGTGGGCCTGACGTTCGGGACGCGCTCCGGCGGCGGCCAGGCGTTGAACTTCAAGCTGCTCGACCTCTCCAACCCCGCCGATGCCTGGGACTTCTTCCTCAACGTGCTCATGTTCGTCCCCGGCGGCCTGCTCCTGGCGAGCGCAGGCGTGCGTCTTCTGGGTGCGGCGACCTGGGGGTTCCTCGGTTCCTTCGGCATCGAGACGATGCAGTACCTCACCGCCTCGGGGCGTACGGCCGACATCAACGACCTGTTGGCCAACACCCTGGGTTGCGTGGTCGGGTTCGCCTGCGCCGCAGCGGTCCGGACCTTGTTCCGCCGGACGCGGGCACTCGGCGGGCCACGTCTGCGGACCTGA
- a CDS encoding polyprenyl synthetase family protein, which produces MTATVPAQRIPTPLDLKSLRRDVDAALHQFLQGKTAAAAARNLPDQAARTLEEFLSAGGKRLRPVLCALGWQAATGTPPPKPVVRVAASLEMFHAFRLIHDDIIDDRATRRGAPTVHRTLATRHTAHHPEPLAEHLGSSCALLIGSLALTWSDEILHTAGLTSSQLLAVLPVLDVMHTEVIYGEYLDVTATGHPTVDLDRALAIVRYKTAKYTCERPLHIGAVLGGARPSLLRELTGYAQPLGEAFQLRDDLLGVFGDPKATGRSRLEDLRAGKHTMLLTLALRDASPAHAAVLRRLIGNPHLTEADATQIRNILTVTGARAHVEGMIHERRERVLRQLGTAHAIHPEAQDALRRLAEATTRRTT; this is translated from the coding sequence GTGACCGCCACCGTCCCCGCCCAGCGCATCCCCACGCCACTGGACCTCAAGAGCCTGCGCCGCGATGTCGACGCCGCGCTCCACCAGTTCCTTCAGGGCAAGACCGCCGCTGCCGCGGCCCGCAACCTCCCTGACCAGGCCGCCCGGACGCTGGAGGAATTCCTGTCCGCCGGAGGAAAGCGGCTACGCCCGGTCCTGTGCGCACTCGGCTGGCAGGCGGCCACCGGAACGCCACCGCCGAAGCCGGTGGTGAGGGTGGCGGCCAGTCTGGAGATGTTCCACGCCTTCCGCCTCATCCACGACGACATCATCGACGACAGGGCCACCCGCCGCGGCGCACCGACTGTCCACCGCACCCTGGCCACCCGTCACACCGCACACCACCCGGAGCCCCTCGCCGAGCACCTGGGATCCTCCTGTGCACTGCTCATCGGCAGCCTCGCCCTGACCTGGTCCGACGAAATCCTGCACACCGCAGGGCTGACCAGCAGTCAACTCCTCGCCGTACTACCGGTCCTGGACGTGATGCACACCGAGGTGATCTACGGCGAGTACCTGGACGTGACCGCCACCGGACACCCCACCGTCGACCTGGACCGCGCCCTGGCGATCGTCCGCTACAAGACCGCGAAATACACCTGCGAGCGCCCCCTGCACATCGGCGCCGTCCTCGGTGGCGCACGGCCGTCCCTGCTTCGCGAACTCACCGGCTACGCCCAGCCGTTGGGCGAGGCGTTCCAGCTCCGTGACGACCTGCTGGGAGTCTTCGGCGACCCGAAGGCGACCGGCCGGTCCCGGCTGGAGGACCTGCGCGCGGGCAAACACACCATGCTGCTGACGCTCGCCCTGCGTGACGCTTCCCCCGCACATGCCGCCGTCCTGCGCCGCCTGATCGGCAACCCACACCTCACCGAGGCGGACGCCACCCAGATCCGCAACATCCTCACCGTCACCGGCGCCCGCGCCCACGTCGAGGGCATGATCCACGAACGCCGTGAACGCGTCCTCCGGCAGCTCGGCACCGCCCACGCCATCCACCCCGAAGCCCAGGACGCCCTGCGCCGACTGGCCGAGGCCACAACCAGGCGGACCACGTGA
- a CDS encoding PfkB family carbohydrate kinase, translated as MSTETLIGVAGVASACVADRRDGDGCWDVDHLADIGKNRARVRSVAAGGGGINVARGVARLGGRATAVRTAGREVGCRLNRLLDEEGIDHIAVDIEGETREALVLFETASRRSQHIVPPGPDLDYGTLQGPEICPLLPHGFSCARKGIFCKN; from the coding sequence GTGAGCACGGAGACGCTGATCGGGGTGGCGGGGGTCGCGTCGGCATGCGTCGCCGACCGCCGTGACGGCGATGGGTGCTGGGATGTCGACCACCTTGCCGACATCGGCAAGAACCGAGCTCGGGTCAGGTCTGTGGCGGCCGGGGGTGGAGGCATCAACGTCGCCCGCGGCGTGGCGCGACTCGGAGGACGGGCAACCGCCGTCCGCACCGCCGGCCGCGAGGTCGGCTGCCGCCTGAACAGGTTGCTGGACGAAGAGGGCATCGACCACATCGCCGTCGACATCGAGGGCGAGACCCGCGAAGCACTCGTGCTCTTCGAGACCGCGTCGCGCCGCAGCCAGCACATCGTCCCGCCCGGCCCGGACCTCGACTACGGAACGTTGCAAGGACCCGAAATTTGCCCATTGCTGCCACATGGATTCAGTTGTGCCCGAAAAGGCATTTTCTGTAAAAATTGA
- a CDS encoding STAS/SEC14 domain-containing protein, translating into MLERAKDAPAGVDVVKAIGTVSKSDYQSVVEPLIEDARREGRRIRILCEIGPEFTSFTPGAAWEDLKVGMGAMRLFEGCAVVSDARWIRESTRLTSFLMACPVRVFGSQERDEALRWLASLPEGPGISHRLTESEVLVVEVEQPLRAQDFDALALTVDTWLGTHAELAGVVIHAREFPGWENIGGLIRHVRFIRDHHRKVGKIALAADSKVAALVPQLANHFVRAEVRRFEYDELDEALVWAARPRFVSR; encoded by the coding sequence ATGCTGGAGAGAGCCAAGGACGCACCTGCCGGCGTCGACGTGGTAAAGGCGATCGGGACTGTGTCGAAGAGCGACTACCAGTCGGTGGTCGAGCCACTCATCGAGGATGCTCGCAGGGAAGGCCGCCGCATTCGGATCCTGTGCGAGATCGGCCCTGAGTTCACGTCCTTCACCCCCGGAGCCGCCTGGGAGGACCTCAAGGTCGGCATGGGGGCCATGAGGCTGTTCGAGGGGTGTGCGGTCGTCAGTGACGCGCGCTGGATCCGTGAGTCGACCCGGTTGACGAGCTTTCTGATGGCCTGCCCGGTGCGCGTCTTCGGAAGCCAGGAGCGTGACGAGGCCCTGCGCTGGCTGGCGTCGCTTCCCGAGGGCCCCGGCATTTCCCACCGGCTGACCGAGTCCGAAGTACTCGTGGTCGAGGTCGAACAACCCCTGCGTGCACAGGACTTCGACGCCCTTGCACTGACCGTGGACACCTGGCTCGGGACGCACGCCGAATTGGCCGGCGTCGTGATCCACGCGCGAGAGTTCCCCGGATGGGAGAACATCGGCGGCTTGATCCGTCATGTGCGGTTCATTCGCGACCACCACCGGAAGGTAGGGAAGATCGCACTGGCGGCTGACAGCAAGGTCGCCGCCCTGGTACCCCAGCTTGCGAATCACTTCGTTCGGGCCGAAGTGCGGCGGTTCGAGTACGACGAACTCGATGAAGCCCTCGTATGGGCGGCCAGGCCACGGTTCGTCAGTCGTTGA
- a CDS encoding acyl carrier protein — MNRTEALGIVKASIAHVIPDADVTTLGPHDTFRDALDMDSLEFLHYVETLSERTGIRIDDEDTPQLTTLSGSADFLVAHARSDTQ; from the coding sequence GTGAACCGTACCGAAGCACTGGGCATCGTCAAGGCATCGATCGCCCACGTCATCCCCGACGCCGACGTCACCACCCTCGGCCCCCACGACACGTTCCGCGACGCCCTCGACATGGACTCACTGGAGTTCCTGCACTACGTCGAGACCCTCAGCGAACGCACCGGCATCCGCATCGACGACGAGGACACCCCCCAGCTCACCACGCTGTCCGGCAGCGCCGACTTCCTCGTCGCCCACGCGCGATCAGACACGCAGTGA
- a CDS encoding dihydrolipoamide acetyltransferase family protein, with the protein MTEFTMPSLGADMDAGTLQEWLVQPGDEVHKGDLVAVVETAKSTIEVECFETGTVRKLLVAPGTTVPVGTALALIEPGAEKPRKREPLKKEPRDTAPQRHERHREAEGEGPVQPGRTEAGPLLRHLAERAGIALEPLEGSGPRGRLTRADVEQAAAGAAARPPRVRATPLARRLAAELDVDLASVTGTGTGGAVRAVDVRTAAPGPATPPSPRHVAPAPARPSSEDRTAAMRRAIANLMTRSHQEIPHYYLSTTVDMATAMDWLHEHNRRAPVGERLLPAALLLKAAALAAHEVPELNGFWTEDHFTPGDGVHLGVAVSLRGGGLVAPTLHNADALELPLLMAALKDLVTRARTGRLRGSEVSGSTLTVTNLGDQGVETVFGVIYPPQVALVGFGRLIDRPCAVDGLLGVRPVVTATLSADHRATDGAVGARYLTAVDRLLQKPEEL; encoded by the coding sequence ATGACCGAGTTCACCATGCCGTCCCTGGGTGCCGACATGGACGCGGGCACGCTCCAGGAATGGCTGGTCCAACCAGGCGACGAGGTCCACAAGGGCGACCTCGTTGCCGTCGTCGAGACCGCGAAGTCCACCATCGAGGTGGAGTGCTTCGAGACCGGGACCGTGAGGAAGCTGCTCGTCGCGCCAGGTACGACGGTGCCGGTCGGGACGGCACTCGCGCTGATCGAACCGGGCGCAGAGAAGCCGCGGAAGCGGGAACCGCTCAAGAAGGAGCCTCGGGACACGGCACCCCAGAGACACGAGCGGCATCGAGAAGCCGAGGGCGAAGGGCCGGTTCAGCCAGGGCGCACCGAGGCGGGGCCCTTGCTCCGGCACCTCGCGGAGCGCGCCGGCATCGCGCTGGAGCCCCTCGAAGGCTCCGGGCCCCGAGGGCGCCTCACCCGGGCCGACGTCGAGCAAGCGGCGGCCGGCGCTGCCGCTCGGCCCCCACGCGTCCGGGCCACTCCACTGGCCCGGCGGCTGGCCGCCGAACTGGACGTCGACCTGGCCTCGGTGACGGGGACGGGCACGGGCGGCGCCGTCCGCGCCGTCGACGTCCGCACGGCAGCACCAGGACCGGCCACACCCCCGTCCCCGCGCCACGTCGCCCCCGCTCCCGCGCGTCCTTCTTCCGAGGACCGGACAGCCGCGATGCGCCGGGCGATTGCCAACCTGATGACTCGGTCCCATCAGGAGATCCCGCACTACTACCTGTCCACCACCGTCGACATGGCCACCGCCATGGACTGGCTGCACGAGCACAACCGTCGCGCCCCGGTCGGCGAGCGGCTGCTTCCCGCGGCCCTGCTCCTCAAGGCCGCGGCCCTGGCGGCCCACGAGGTCCCCGAGCTCAACGGCTTCTGGACCGAAGACCACTTCACACCAGGCGACGGGGTCCATCTCGGTGTGGCCGTATCCCTGCGCGGCGGCGGACTCGTCGCCCCCACCCTGCACAACGCCGACGCCCTCGAACTCCCCCTTCTGATGGCTGCCTTGAAGGACCTGGTCACCCGCGCCCGCACCGGCAGACTCCGCGGCTCCGAAGTCTCCGGCTCCACCCTCACGGTCACCAACCTCGGCGACCAGGGCGTGGAAACCGTCTTCGGCGTCATCTACCCGCCACAAGTCGCCCTGGTCGGCTTCGGACGGCTCATCGACCGGCCCTGCGCCGTCGACGGCCTGCTGGGTGTACGGCCGGTCGTCACCGCCACCCTGTCCGCAGACCACCGCGCGACCGACGGCGCCGTCGGAGCGCGCTACCTGACAGCGGTCGACCGCCTGTTGCAGAAGCCGGAGGAGCTGTGA
- a CDS encoding alpha-ketoacid dehydrogenase subunit beta, with product MGTGEQPAAAQTTYREAMREALREALRADDRVFLMGEDVGRYGGCFGVSLGLLEEFGRERIRDTPLSESAFVGAGIGAAVAGMRPIVEIMTVNFSLLALDQILNNAATLLHMSGGQLPVPLVVRMTTGAGRQLAAQHSHSLEGWYAHIPGIRVLAPATIEDARYMLAPALADPDPVLIFEHGSLYNAAGELAPLTAPVDLDHAAVRRSGTDISLITYGGSLPKALAAADELATEGISAEVMDLRTLRPLDGAAIAGSVSRTHHAVIVDEAWRTGSLAAEVSARIAEGSFYELDAPVERVCSAEVPIPYARRLEEAALPQTAGIVAAAHRAVD from the coding sequence ATGGGCACCGGCGAGCAGCCGGCAGCGGCGCAGACGACCTACCGGGAAGCCATGCGCGAGGCGCTGCGGGAGGCACTGCGCGCCGACGACCGGGTCTTTCTCATGGGCGAGGACGTGGGCCGGTACGGCGGCTGCTTCGGCGTCAGCCTCGGCCTGCTGGAGGAGTTCGGGCGGGAACGGATCCGTGACACCCCGCTGTCGGAGTCCGCATTCGTGGGCGCGGGCATCGGCGCGGCTGTAGCCGGAATGCGTCCGATCGTGGAGATCATGACCGTCAACTTCAGCCTGCTGGCCCTTGACCAGATCCTCAACAACGCCGCCACCCTGCTGCACATGTCCGGCGGCCAGCTCCCCGTACCGCTGGTCGTCCGCATGACCACGGGCGCGGGGCGGCAGCTCGCCGCGCAGCACTCCCACAGCCTGGAGGGCTGGTACGCGCACATCCCCGGCATCCGTGTCCTCGCGCCGGCCACCATCGAGGACGCCCGCTACATGCTCGCCCCGGCGCTGGCCGACCCCGATCCGGTGCTGATCTTCGAGCACGGAAGTCTCTACAACGCCGCCGGTGAGCTCGCTCCTCTCACGGCACCGGTGGACCTGGACCACGCCGCGGTGCGCAGGTCCGGTACCGACATCTCCCTGATCACCTACGGGGGTTCGCTGCCCAAGGCGCTCGCGGCGGCGGACGAACTGGCCACCGAGGGCATCAGTGCCGAGGTGATGGACCTGCGCACGCTCCGTCCCCTCGACGGCGCGGCCATCGCCGGCTCCGTCTCGCGTACGCACCACGCCGTGATCGTCGACGAGGCGTGGCGCACCGGCAGTCTCGCCGCTGAGGTCTCCGCCCGCATCGCCGAGGGATCGTTCTACGAACTGGACGCGCCCGTGGAGCGGGTGTGCAGCGCGGAGGTCCCCATCCCGTACGCCCGGCGGCTGGAGGAGGCCGCCCTGCCGCAGACCGCCGGCATCGTCGCGGCGGCACACCGGGCGGTGGACTGA
- the pdhA gene encoding pyruvate dehydrogenase (acetyl-transferring) E1 component subunit alpha, with amino-acid sequence MLRIRRFEERCVELYSAAKIRGFVHLYIGEEAVAVGVNGALNPEDAVVSTYREHGHALARGIPAEAVMAEMYGRTTGCSGGRGGSMHLFDASRRFYGGNAIVAGGLPLAAGLALADRMRGQHRVTCCFFGDGAFAEGEFHETANLAALWQLPLLLVCENNLYAMGTALARHEAQTNLAMRAASYGMVAWAVDGMDVEAVEQAAHRATEAIRAGAGPHFLEAHTYRFRAHSMYDPDRYRDKTEIERWQARDPINRLADRMREDGELGDEELAGIERRVTDEVDRAVEAAEQAPEEPACDLLRHVTSRSAEVS; translated from the coding sequence ATGCTGCGCATCCGGCGGTTCGAGGAGCGGTGCGTCGAGCTCTACAGTGCGGCGAAGATCCGCGGCTTCGTCCACCTCTACATCGGCGAGGAAGCCGTCGCCGTCGGTGTCAACGGGGCGCTGAACCCCGAGGACGCGGTGGTCTCCACCTACCGCGAACACGGCCATGCGCTCGCCCGCGGCATCCCCGCCGAGGCCGTCATGGCCGAGATGTACGGCAGGACGACCGGCTGCAGCGGAGGCCGCGGCGGATCCATGCACCTGTTCGACGCCAGCCGCCGCTTCTACGGCGGCAACGCGATCGTCGCCGGCGGGCTCCCGCTGGCCGCCGGGCTCGCCCTCGCCGACCGGATGCGCGGACAGCACCGCGTCACCTGCTGCTTCTTCGGTGACGGGGCGTTCGCCGAGGGCGAGTTCCACGAGACGGCGAACCTCGCCGCCCTGTGGCAGCTTCCGCTGCTGCTCGTCTGCGAGAACAACCTCTACGCCATGGGCACCGCCCTGGCACGGCACGAGGCACAGACCAACCTGGCGATGCGGGCCGCCTCGTACGGCATGGTGGCCTGGGCCGTGGACGGCATGGACGTCGAGGCCGTCGAGCAGGCCGCCCACCGGGCCACAGAGGCCATCCGGGCAGGCGCCGGACCCCACTTCCTGGAGGCGCACACCTACCGCTTCCGCGCCCACTCCATGTACGACCCGGACCGCTACCGCGACAAAACGGAGATCGAGCGGTGGCAGGCCCGGGATCCGATCAATCGGCTCGCGGACCGCATGCGTGAGGACGGCGAGCTGGGTGACGAGGAACTCGCCGGCATCGAGCGCCGGGTCACCGACGAGGTCGACCGCGCCGTCGAAGCGGCCGAGCAGGCGCCGGAAGAGCCGGCCTGCGACCTGCTCCGCCATGTCACCAGCAGGTCGGCGGAGGTGAGTTGA
- the acsA gene encoding acetate--CoA ligase — protein sequence MRGETIRKDNAPSVTPNLSDYDRARSAFNWSQARTALSGLPGGGLNIAHEAVDRHSGPGHGEKIALRCVSRDNTVSTVTYAELARRTARFAHVLRSLRIGRGDRVFTLLGRCPELYTAVLGTLKNTSVLCPLFSAFGPDPVEQRLRLGDARVLVTTAVLYRRKVADRRASLPGLKHVLIVGPGAQELPGTVSFDALMSAAPERFTIPPTSPEDMALLHFTSGTTGTPKGAVHVHEAVVAHHATAAYALDLHPQDVYWCTADPGWVTGMSYGIIAPLVHGLTVVVDEGDYDARRWYRILAEQRVSVWYTAPTALRMLMRTTPREGPYDLPRSYDLSALRFIASVGEPLNPEAVVWGQEVLGLPVHDNWWQTETGCIMIANFAACEIRPGSMGRPLPGVEATVLERGESGRALIADGRVTEVESPDVEGELALRPGWPSMFRGYLHDDERYAASFAGGWYLTGDLVRRDRDGWFWFVGRADDVIKSAGHLVGPFEVESALMEHPAVAEAGVIGRPDPVAGNVVKAFVSLRPGIEPAGDLERELLAFARRRLGPAVAPREIAFDQNLPKTRSGKVMRRVLRARELGLPVGDLSSLEGPS from the coding sequence ATGCGTGGGGAGACGATTCGCAAGGACAACGCGCCGAGCGTCACGCCGAATCTCTCCGACTACGACCGGGCTCGTTCCGCGTTCAACTGGTCGCAGGCGCGCACCGCGCTGTCCGGGCTGCCCGGCGGCGGGCTGAACATCGCCCACGAGGCAGTCGACCGGCATTCCGGACCCGGCCACGGGGAGAAGATCGCGTTGCGGTGCGTATCCCGTGACAACACCGTTTCGACGGTCACCTACGCCGAACTGGCCCGCCGTACGGCCCGCTTCGCCCATGTCCTGCGGTCGCTCCGCATTGGCCGGGGGGATCGGGTGTTCACCCTGCTCGGCCGCTGTCCGGAGCTGTACACGGCGGTGCTCGGCACGCTGAAGAACACCAGTGTGCTGTGCCCGCTCTTCTCCGCGTTCGGCCCCGACCCGGTGGAGCAGCGGCTGCGGCTCGGCGATGCTCGCGTGCTGGTGACCACCGCTGTGCTGTACCGGCGGAAGGTCGCGGACCGCCGCGCATCCCTTCCCGGCCTCAAGCACGTGCTCATCGTGGGTCCCGGTGCCCAGGAGCTTCCCGGCACGGTCTCCTTCGACGCTTTGATGTCCGCGGCACCGGAGCGGTTCACCATCCCGCCGACCTCGCCCGAGGACATGGCGCTGCTGCACTTCACCAGCGGAACCACAGGCACCCCCAAAGGTGCGGTCCACGTCCACGAAGCGGTCGTCGCCCATCACGCCACGGCCGCGTACGCGCTCGATCTGCACCCGCAGGACGTCTACTGGTGCACCGCCGACCCCGGCTGGGTCACCGGCATGTCCTACGGCATCATCGCCCCGCTCGTACACGGCCTGACGGTCGTCGTCGACGAGGGCGACTACGACGCCCGGCGCTGGTACCGGATCCTCGCAGAGCAGCGGGTCAGCGTCTGGTACACCGCGCCCACCGCCCTGCGGATGCTGATGCGCACGACGCCGCGCGAAGGTCCGTACGACCTGCCGCGCTCGTACGACCTGTCGGCGCTGCGGTTCATCGCCTCGGTCGGCGAGCCCCTCAACCCCGAGGCCGTGGTGTGGGGTCAGGAGGTGCTGGGCCTGCCGGTGCACGACAACTGGTGGCAGACCGAGACCGGTTGCATCATGATCGCGAACTTCGCGGCCTGCGAGATCCGTCCCGGCTCGATGGGACGGCCGCTGCCGGGTGTCGAGGCGACCGTGCTGGAGCGGGGCGAGTCCGGCCGGGCGCTGATCGCCGACGGCAGGGTGACGGAGGTGGAAAGCCCTGACGTCGAGGGCGAGTTGGCGCTGCGCCCGGGCTGGCCGTCGATGTTCCGCGGCTATCTGCACGACGACGAGCGTTACGCGGCGTCGTTCGCCGGCGGCTGGTACCTGACCGGCGACCTGGTCCGGCGCGACCGGGACGGCTGGTTCTGGTTCGTGGGGCGCGCCGACGACGTCATCAAGTCGGCGGGCCATCTGGTCGGCCCGTTCGAGGTGGAGAGCGCGCTGATGGAACACCCGGCGGTCGCGGAGGCGGGCGTCATCGGCCGGCCGGACCCGGTTGCGGGGAACGTTGTCAAGGCGTTCGTGTCGCTGCGCCCGGGCATCGAGCCGGCCGGGGATCTGGAGCGGGAGCTGCTGGCCTTCGCCCGCCGCCGGCTGGGCCCGGCCGTGGCGCCCCGGGAGATCGCCTTCGATCAGAACCTTCCCAAGACCCGTAGCGGCAAGGTCATGCGCCGAGTGCTGCGCGCGCGTGAACTCGGCCTGCCTGTCGGTGACTTGTCGAGTTTGGAGGGGCCGTCATGA